Proteins from a genomic interval of Drosophila melanogaster chromosome 2R:
- the zda gene encoding zonda, isoform D, producing the protein MDTEKSSSSSFEDLTNAEDTKDIRKVAAEEAASGDGAPPASVSGDGQKAEEEDAEEECDILGNKQLIKRTIKKAPQDSFRRPIRGELVTVNFTGKLDNGTVVENELNFQCHVGDYEVIQGLDMVLPMLQVGEVSQVSVDSRFGYGSLGLKKEGESEYLVPPDAHLTYEIELLDIKYEEFADLKSFEILRKYGTRKKERANFFYKRSEFTTAIHLYRRALDFLDNRDGDPDSEFDKEDLELSNSDTQTLLEDRLIVYNNLAMTQIKIAAYDAALQSVEHVLRCQPNNSKALYRKGRILEGKADTQGAIKLLQKVATLEPENRAVQSDLARLFIKARREEHNEKEMYQKMLGQAKKMEQNTATRQKQPLVDNSKLKLLGYLMGTILIGVAGVAIYRYKY; encoded by the exons ATGGATACGGAGAAGTCTAGCAGCAGCTCCTTCGAGGACCTGACCAACGCCGAGGACACCAAAGACATTCGCAAGGTGGCAGCGGAGGAGGCAGCCTCCGGAGATGGCGCACCCCCGGCATCCGTTTCTGGAGACGGACagaaggcggaggaggaggatgcaGAGGAGGAATGTGATATACTGGGTAACAAGCAGCTGATTAAGCGCACCATCAAAAAGGCACCGCAAGACTCGTTTAGGCGTCCGATTCGCGGCGAATTGGTCACCGTGAACTTCACTGGAAAACTGGACAACGGCACGGTGGTCGAGAACGAGTTGAACTTCCAGTGTCACGTGGGAGACTACGAGGTTATCCAAGGATTAGATATGGTGTTGCCCATGCTGCAGGTCGGCGAAGTGTCCCAAGTCAGCGTGGATTCCCGCTTCGGCTACGGCTCCCTAGGACTGAAAAAAGAGGGTGAATCCGAGTACCTGGTACCACCCGATGCGCAC CTTACCTACGAAATAGAGCTTCTGGATATCAAATACGAAGAATTTGCGGACCTTAAGAGCTTTGAAATACTGCGCAAATATGG TACGCGCAAGAAAGAACGTGCCAATTTCTTTTACAAACGCTCGGAGTTCACAACCGCCATTCACCTGTACAGACGTGCCCTCGACTTTCTGGACAATCGTGATGGGGATCCGGACTCCGAGTTCGACAAGGAAGACTTGGAGCTCTCGAACAGTGACACGCAGACCCTGCTAGAGGATCGGTTGATCGTTTACAATAACTTGGCAATGACTCAAATCAAGATTGCCGCTTATGACGCAGCTCTGCAGTCCGTGGAGCATGTGCTGCGGTGCCAGCCAAATAACTCCAAAGCCTTGTATCGCAAAGGAAGA ATATTGGAGGGCAAAGCGGACACCCAGGGTGCTATTAAGCTACTGCAAAAAGTGGCTACTCTCGAACCCGAAAATCGAGCCGTTCAATCGGATTTGGCCAGACTTTTCATCAAGGCTCGTCGTGAGGAGCACAACGAAAAGGAGATGTATCAAAAGATGCTGGGCCAGGCCAAAAAAATGGAGCAGAATACTGCCACCAGGCAAAAGCAGCCGCTTGTCGACAATTCCAAG CTGAAGCTGCTTGGCTATCTAATGGGTACGATATTAATTGGAGTGGCTGGCGTCGCTATTTATCGTTACAAGTACTAA